A section of the Neorhizobium galegae bv. orientalis str. HAMBI 540 genome encodes:
- a CDS encoding feruloyl-CoA synthase: MSGKPVRDVKLWSPVVGWEERPNGEFVVWREDPLGPYPDKLNERLVHWAKTAPDRTWMADREGTAEWRRVSFAEALDQVRRIGQFLLDMKLSAENPLVILSENSIEHALMALGAQHVGIPSAAIAPAYATISSDFSKLHDIARQITPGLIFADDAGAFRKAVDTAFGADIPFAGMRNLPEDRSGTYLLDDILKTEPTEAVDKAFDAVGPDTVAKFLFTSGTTGSPKAVIQTQRMLCSNQEMVTDCYSYFRDEPPVLVDWAPWNHTASGNKVFNIAIYSGGTYYIDRGKPSPALMAQTIANLKEISPTWYFNVPAGYEMLIQAMREDEGLRKTFFKDLKLLMYAGAGMAQHTWDALIELSEMTIGEQVPLGTGIGSTETAPFAIFCTEPQEKPGNIGVPGQGVTMKLVPIDDKYELRLKGPNVTPGYWRNEKLTKEAFDDEGFYRIGDAVKFAVPGDPRQGFYFDGRTAENFKLQTGTWVAVGVLRAQLVNQFGGLIRDAVITGENRAELGALAVPFMPALRELIGGDTALSDEAVVAHPKVRAAIIERLKEHQRQSSGSATRVMRMMLMTQPLRFEKGEVTDKGSINQRAVLAHRGDLVEELYADAPGVIRVGKELAA; encoded by the coding sequence ATGAGCGGAAAACCTGTGCGTGACGTGAAGCTGTGGTCGCCTGTGGTCGGCTGGGAAGAACGGCCGAACGGCGAGTTCGTGGTCTGGCGTGAGGATCCGCTCGGACCTTATCCCGACAAGCTCAACGAGCGGCTGGTCCACTGGGCGAAAACCGCGCCCGACCGCACCTGGATGGCGGATCGCGAAGGGACGGCCGAGTGGCGCAGGGTGAGTTTTGCTGAGGCGCTGGATCAGGTGCGCCGCATCGGCCAGTTCCTGCTGGACATGAAGCTCTCGGCCGAAAATCCGCTTGTCATCCTTTCGGAAAACTCGATCGAACATGCGCTGATGGCGCTCGGCGCCCAGCATGTCGGCATCCCGTCGGCGGCGATTGCGCCCGCCTACGCGACCATCTCCTCGGACTTTTCCAAGCTGCACGACATTGCCAGGCAGATCACCCCCGGCCTGATCTTCGCCGACGACGCGGGTGCCTTCCGCAAGGCGGTTGATACGGCTTTCGGGGCAGACATTCCCTTTGCCGGGATGCGCAACCTGCCCGAGGATAGGTCCGGCACCTATCTCCTCGACGACATCCTCAAGACCGAGCCGACCGAGGCTGTGGACAAGGCTTTTGATGCGGTCGGGCCTGATACGGTCGCGAAATTCCTGTTCACCTCGGGCACCACCGGTTCGCCCAAGGCGGTCATCCAGACGCAGCGCATGCTTTGCTCCAACCAGGAGATGGTGACCGACTGCTATTCCTATTTCCGCGACGAGCCGCCGGTCCTGGTCGACTGGGCACCCTGGAACCACACCGCCAGCGGCAACAAGGTGTTCAACATCGCCATCTATAGCGGCGGCACCTATTACATCGACCGCGGCAAGCCGAGCCCGGCGCTGATGGCCCAGACGATCGCCAACCTGAAGGAAATCTCGCCGACCTGGTATTTCAACGTGCCGGCCGGCTACGAGATGCTGATCCAGGCGATGCGCGAGGACGAGGGGCTTCGCAAGACCTTCTTCAAGGACCTGAAGCTCTTGATGTATGCCGGGGCCGGCATGGCACAGCATACCTGGGATGCGCTGATCGAGCTTTCCGAGATGACGATCGGCGAACAGGTGCCGCTCGGCACCGGCATCGGTTCCACCGAGACCGCGCCATTCGCGATTTTCTGCACCGAACCGCAGGAAAAGCCCGGCAATATCGGCGTGCCAGGCCAGGGGGTCACCATGAAACTGGTGCCGATCGACGACAAATACGAACTGCGCCTCAAGGGTCCGAACGTCACCCCAGGCTACTGGCGCAACGAGAAACTGACCAAAGAAGCCTTCGACGACGAAGGCTTTTATCGGATCGGCGATGCGGTGAAATTCGCCGTGCCGGGCGATCCGCGCCAAGGGTTCTATTTCGACGGCCGCACGGCCGAAAACTTCAAGCTGCAGACCGGCACCTGGGTGGCGGTCGGCGTGCTGCGGGCACAGCTTGTCAATCAGTTCGGCGGGTTGATCCGCGATGCCGTCATCACTGGCGAGAACCGGGCCGAGCTCGGGGCGCTGGCGGTGCCCTTCATGCCGGCACTGCGCGAACTGATCGGCGGCGACACTGCCCTTTCCGACGAGGCGGTGGTTGCCCATCCGAAGGTGAGGGCGGCGATCATCGAGCGGCTGAAGGAACATCAGCGCCAGTCGAGCGGTTCGGCGACGCGCGTCATGCGCATGATGCTGATGACCCAGCCGTTGCGTTTCGAGAAGGGCGAGGTGACCGACAAGGGCTCGATCAATCAGCGCGCCGTGCTCGCCCATCGCGGTGATCTCGTCGAGGAACTGTATGCGGATGCGCCGGGCGTCATCCGGGTCGGCAAGGAGCTTGCGGCATGA